The following nucleotide sequence is from Zea mays cultivar B73 chromosome 1, Zm-B73-REFERENCE-NAM-5.0, whole genome shotgun sequence.
ATTTTTTTTCTATACGACCTACAATCCTACACTCACCAAAGTTATTTTGAACTCCCTTTGTTCCAAATCAATATTTATTTTAGCTCTTAATTTTTATGTTCATATTAAAAtgaatgatgatgaatctagacacGTATAAAACACGTATATCAAGTATTGTATAATTCATTAGAATTCTAAAACGACTTTTTAATTTGAGAGAGAGGGAGTAGTTTTTTATATATGATCACCAGTAATATTTTTCTTGGCTTTAGATACTAATTTTGTTTCTCCAATGACCCTCTCGTCAAGTTTTGTTTACTTTCTTTATCTATATAACCTACAATATCACACTCATCAAAGTTATTCTGTAGTTTTTAAATTAGAGCAGAAGGTGCACTTCGTACACCCTACCGTGGCCATGGTTAAGATGAGGGATATATAAAAATTATGTGGCACAAAACATGCCACATGTAACCTTAAGATCATTCCAGCCTATTCTAAAATCATAATGATGGGAACTGGCTATCGCTGGGTGGGTAAATTCTTCCAAATTTGCAGTTAAAGAAATGTCATAATAGTTTTTTTCCCTAGAAGAGTCAACTTTTATCGACTAATCAACTTCACAATGTTTTTGTTTGAAGTGCAAGCAAAAGTGGAAATGGGACTGCAAGTGAATTGATATGGAATGACAAAGAGTGATGACAAGAGGAAGAGGTAGAAAAGGCGGGGTTAGCTACCTGGTTCCATGCTAGCATGGGTGAGAAGATGAAGTGCAAATCTTTTCTATTAAAACCTGACCCGTTTTGAAGCCCTCTCCGCGCTTCCCGCGTACGGTGGCGCGTGCGCGCCGACGCGTGCGCGGTGTTTCGGACTCGAGGCCTTTCTCCAACTCGCTTTTGAACCTCGGTCGCGTCCACCGGTCTTCGGCTGCTCCCAACCCTGGCCAAGAACTCGCAGCCCTGCCTCCATCCCGTGGTGGGCGCGGATGGCGGCGGTGAGCGCCGGCGCAAGGGCGGCCTCGGCGGCGGCGAAGAAGGTCGGCGCGGCGGAGGCGTCGTCCGGGAGGAGGGAGAAGTCCTCGTACCCGCCGGGGCAGCGGAGCGGCGCCGCGTGGACTGGCACGGACGCCGGTGCGAGGGCCGCGAAGTGTGCCGTGGTGACGATGGCGGCCGTGGTGGTGGCGGCGACCTCGTGCTCTGTACCGGCGGCTGCGGAGGAGGCCGCTTTGGCCGCGAGCGGGGCGAAGTGGCTGCGCTCGAGGAATGGCACGAAGACGAGGTGGAGAGGCGAGCGGGGCGAGGTGGCTGCGCTTTGTGGTTTCTGTAGTTCTATATGCATTAGGTGGCACTAGGGTCCAGATTCAGAATATGAGTACTGGTATGTATTTTCCATTTTATATTTTTTCAGTATTGCCACTATATCTGTATCCTACTCAATCATAAATCAAGATCTTGCACTTGGTTGCTTCCCCGGTGTGAAGATGGTCCACATCAGACTGCAATCTAAATTGTTTACTGTGAACTAGAACTTCTGCATACACATACGTGGATTTGTACATG
It contains:
- the LOC103635408 gene encoding uncharacterized protein, yielding MAAVSAGARAASAAAKKVGAAEASSGRREKSSYPPGQRSGAAWTGTDAGARAAKCAVVTMAAVVVAATSCSVPAAAEEAALAASGAKWLRSRNGTKTRWRGERGEVAALCGFCSSICIRWH